In Frederiksenia canicola, the sequence TACCGATTTGAATGCCGTGGAAATCTTGTTTGAAACCAGATGATTGGCTATTTTCTGCTGTTTTGGTTGCGGCAAAATCGCTACGACTGTTGAGATTTCTCACCCAAACATTGCCATTTTCACCTTGTTTGATTTCACCTAAACGTTGGTGAAGCCCTGCAAGGCTTTGTTCTAATTGCAATAATTGTGCTTGACGTAATGAAACTAACGCATTCGATTTTTCACTCAATACCACTTGAGTTGGAACGCTTGGTGCTGTTGGTGGTACTGGCAGAACAGGTTTTGTTGGTTCGACAGGTTTTACTGGCTCAACAGGTTTTGTTGGTTCGACAGGTTTTACTGGCTCAACAGGTTTTGTTGGTTCAACAGGTTTTACTGGCTCAACAGGTTTTGCTGGCTCAACAGGTTTTACTGGCTCAACAGGTTTTGCTGGCTCAACAGGTTTTACTGGCTCAACAGGTTTTACGGGTTCAACAGGTTTAGTTAGCTCAGCTTGTTTATTTGATAGAGTCCAAGCCCCTCGCTCTTTTGATAAACGATATCGGTAAGCACCCGCATCTACATAATCTCGATTAAGCAGGCTGAATTCTGCTCCATTTTCATCTGTCTGTGTATAAACTAAATAAACTATGCCATTTGCCTCATTTGGTTCATTTCCTGTATCATTTATATTAAGATAAAATTTACCACTATCCTTACCATAAATATAGATAGAATCAGATTTATTATTGGCAAGATCAGTGTTTATATGAAAAATACCATTCCCATTGAGATCTTCACTAATAATCAATGTCTTAAAGTTATCTTTAATAGGCTTGATATATACATTAGAATTAAGCATCTTCATAGATGTGATTTTTGAATTATCATCTATTTCCCATGTTGAATTATTTAAGGATACGTGAGCTAGATATTTAGATAATATATGTGGGGTATTTTCTAATGAGCCAGTAAATTTAGAGTTTTCACTTAGATTAAGTTTGAACGTTTGGTTTCCTGAATTATATTTATCACTAATTAATTTTCCGCTAAGTGTAGAGCCGTTTTTAAGATCTATTGTTACATCCTGTATAAAGTCTTGCCAGTTTGCTAAAGTATTAGATTGGATATGGCTGTTATTAAATGCTATTTTGAGTGAAACAGGCTCACTTCTTTCATCTATAAACATCATCCTTCCTAGAAATTTTTCTGCTTGTAGCTTAGAGTTATTTAAAATAATACTATTTCCTTGTTTTCCATATACAAAAATAGTACTGTTGCCTACACTAAAATCCAAATCTACGTTATCCATTGAAAGAGATGAATTATTATTTAACCAAAAGCCTTGGACAGCTCTGTTGGATTCAAATTTAGTATTATTTAATGTTACTTTAGAATTATTAAGAATTTCGATAAATTTAGGAACTATTCTATTATCATTTGTGGGCAGTCCACTAATCAAAAATGTTGTATTCTTAATATCAGCTATAGAGTTATATAATCTAATAAAATCTTTGTGAGCATAATAATCCATATAATCTATTTGGAGATTAAGGTTTGAATTGTTTATTGCCAAATTAGAATCT encodes:
- a CDS encoding autotransporter outer membrane beta-barrel domain-containing protein — translated: MNNKLFKLSTISLAILLYSNSSQAEYCDIQPISKDNRVYLDINNNSSIKNLHKCTIDKSKANELLSIKIDGINDFTISESNISANSLNKNLTLLDINKSNTSIKDSSLSLIIPEKSYSRNLIEARDSNLAINNSNLNLQIDYMDYYAHKDFIRLYNSIADIKNTTFLISGLPTNDNRIVPKFIEILNNSKVTLNNTKFESNRAVQGFWLNNNSSLSMDNVDLDFSVGNSTIFVYGKQGNSIILNNSKLQAEKFLGRMMFIDERSEPVSLKIAFNNSHIQSNTLANWQDFIQDVTIDLKNGSTLSGKLISDKYNSGNQTFKLNLSENSKFTGSLENTPHILSKYLAHVSLNNSTWEIDDNSKITSMKMLNSNVYIKPIKDNFKTLIISEDLNGNGIFHINTDLANNKSDSIYIYGKDSGKFYLNINDTGNEPNEANGIVYLVYTQTDENGAEFSLLNRDYVDAGAYRYRLSKERGAWTLSNKQAELTKPVEPVKPVEPVKPVEPAKPVEPVKPVEPAKPVEPVKPVEPTKPVEPVKPVEPTKPVEPVKPVEPTKPVLPVPPTAPSVPTQVVLSEKSNALVSLRQAQLLQLEQSLAGLHQRLGEIKQGENGNVWVRNLNSRSDFAATKTAENSQSSGFKQDFHGIQIGTDANVSENLRLGGFVGKERSDVDFNGEYGSGKISGQSVGLYGTYQTDSGLYFDNIAKFSRLNVSSKGTEKRRYHAYTLSSEIGKIFTFGDQWTVTPNAQLAWTTLSGKADEQRISSLYSRIGTRLAKVLKVGEWQWQPYAELNAVTAKNSNNQVNVNQYRFDVAASRGRVETALGLNLTKGSHRFGIEAKTTNGKYLDQPLVIQAGYRYSW